The Pedobacter mucosus genome window below encodes:
- a CDS encoding YihY/virulence factor BrkB family protein yields the protein MKFIKKIKHFFIALYHLFIAAGKGFAEDRVTKLSAALAYYTIFSLTPLIIIVLSAATLFFGDKMNTSTRDKFFVQVTEMVGKDAATQIQGFVEHANKSGQSTIGLIIGIGTLIVGSTAIFIEIQDSINLIWKVKAVPKKGWIKMLTNRLLSFSLIVSMGFLLLVSLVINSIVVGLGTKLASLISKSNIDEVIPVADDTMALIIYILNNVITLAAVTAVFTVIFKVLPDVIIKWKSAIIGALFTALLFSLGKYLIGIYIEKGNPGSAFGAASSIIVILLWIYYTSIILYFGAEFTQAYAEKYDEGIAPSKYAVHTQITIVEKKVSVLPPQHPEETINAPKVD from the coding sequence ATGAAGTTTATAAAAAAAATTAAGCATTTCTTTATAGCCTTATATCATCTTTTCATAGCTGCTGGAAAAGGCTTTGCAGAAGATAGGGTTACTAAATTAAGTGCTGCACTTGCCTATTATACCATATTTTCTTTGACACCATTAATTATTATTGTTCTCTCTGCGGCAACATTATTTTTTGGTGATAAGATGAATACATCAACCAGAGATAAGTTTTTTGTGCAGGTAACTGAAATGGTTGGAAAAGATGCAGCAACACAAATTCAAGGTTTTGTAGAACATGCAAATAAAAGTGGCCAATCTACAATTGGTTTAATAATAGGTATAGGAACTTTGATTGTGGGTTCAACAGCTATATTTATTGAAATCCAAGATAGTATTAACTTGATTTGGAAGGTGAAAGCCGTACCAAAAAAGGGCTGGATAAAGATGCTTACCAACAGACTATTGTCCTTTTCGCTTATCGTATCCATGGGATTTTTACTGCTGGTTTCACTCGTAATTAACAGTATAGTCGTTGGGTTAGGAACAAAATTAGCGTCATTAATTTCTAAAAGCAATATAGATGAAGTAATTCCAGTTGCTGATGATACAATGGCTTTAATTATTTATATCTTAAATAATGTAATCACTTTGGCCGCTGTAACTGCCGTTTTTACAGTGATTTTTAAGGTACTGCCAGATGTAATAATCAAATGGAAATCCGCTATAATCGGTGCCTTATTTACCGCTTTACTTTTCAGTTTAGGTAAATATCTAATTGGCATTTATATCGAAAAAGGTAATCCAGGTTCTGCATTCGGGGCAGCAAGTTCAATCATTGTAATTTTGCTTTGGATTTATTACACGTCAATTATCCTTTATTTTGGTGCAGAATTTACCCAAGCTTACGCAGAAAAATATGATGAGGGAATTGCGCCAAGTAAATATGCCGTTCATACGCAAATAACCATTGTCGAGAAAAAAGTAAGTGTTTTACCTCCTCAACATCCTGAAGAAACCATTAATGCACCAAAAGTAGATTAG
- a CDS encoding BamA/TamA family outer membrane protein — MRKLTRPLLFLLACLVYAGCSSTKSLKPGQILYTGAEVKINPDTSAKIDDEKQVKKDLETKTRPRPNKSILGIKYKLAIYNLAGEPKKPKGIKNWLRKQGEPPVLLSEVKLKYNNDVLKSYLLSEGYLQAVVTGDTVVKEKKGKAIYTANTGERYKINQVTFPADTGVLTKIINQNKDKSLLKVGNFYDLDTYKNERIRIDNDLKENGYFYFSPDYLILQVDSTIGKDLVNVTIKVKDIAPDAGLKPYSIKDINIYPAYSLRRDSTLRKLKPLEYNDFNIYDDRNTFKPRLFDRLVFFKKGETYNRRDHNQSLNRMVNIGAFQDVRAEFLPVDSFKNNELDLNIYLTPLKKNSLSFSVTGTSKSNNFVGSEVKVTQTTRNLFRGAEQLDVSVSGGFETQVKGTSQGKNSLSFTAEGKLTFPRFIVPFYKPNSTNAFIPKTIASLSYQFLSRGSEYSLSAFKGEFGYNFKENLYKEHNFNPISINFVKPGFPSDFIRDSLYAANPLLRTTLEKQFIIGSNYNFTYTNQMEDNRRNNTYFFGGLETGGNVWGLFAPTNSLGQKAIFNVPLTQFIRAEADLRDYYKINRNLIWANRLNLGYGYAYGNSTSLPFVRQFFAGGSNDIRAFAARTLGPGTYKVPDTAVFADQGGDIKLMLNTELRFKIVSVLYGAIFADAGNIWLRKEDTGIPGVANSGRPGSGFKLSEAFNQLAVGTGAGLRVDATIFVIRLDVAFPVRKPYLPEGQRWVFDDISFGNKDWRKQNLIFNIGIGYPF; from the coding sequence ATGAGAAAACTAACTAGACCGCTTTTATTTTTATTGGCCTGTTTAGTTTATGCAGGTTGCAGTAGTACAAAATCTTTAAAACCAGGTCAAATTTTATATACTGGCGCTGAGGTGAAAATCAATCCTGATACTTCAGCAAAAATAGATGATGAAAAGCAGGTTAAAAAAGATTTAGAAACCAAAACCAGACCTCGCCCTAATAAATCAATTCTAGGAATAAAATACAAATTGGCTATTTACAACCTTGCAGGCGAACCTAAAAAACCAAAAGGAATAAAAAACTGGTTAAGAAAACAAGGTGAGCCGCCTGTACTTTTGAGTGAGGTAAAATTGAAATATAACAACGACGTTTTAAAAAGTTATTTACTTTCTGAAGGATACTTGCAAGCTGTAGTAACTGGCGATACCGTTGTTAAAGAGAAAAAAGGAAAGGCAATTTATACCGCAAATACGGGCGAACGATATAAAATTAATCAAGTAACTTTTCCTGCTGATACGGGTGTATTAACTAAAATTATCAATCAAAATAAAGATAAATCACTTTTAAAAGTTGGTAATTTTTATGATTTAGACACTTATAAAAACGAGCGCATAAGAATAGATAACGACCTAAAGGAAAATGGTTATTTTTATTTTAGTCCGGATTATTTGATTTTGCAAGTGGATAGTACCATAGGGAAAGATTTGGTAAACGTAACTATAAAAGTTAAAGATATTGCTCCAGATGCTGGATTAAAGCCTTATAGCATAAAAGATATTAATATTTATCCGGCCTATTCATTGCGAAGAGATAGTACGCTAAGAAAGTTAAAGCCTTTAGAATATAATGATTTCAATATCTACGATGATAGAAACACCTTTAAACCGAGGCTTTTTGATCGTTTAGTGTTTTTCAAAAAGGGTGAAACTTATAATAGAAGAGACCATAATCAATCTTTAAATAGGATGGTTAATATCGGCGCTTTCCAAGATGTAAGGGCTGAATTTTTGCCAGTTGATAGTTTCAAAAACAACGAATTAGATTTAAATATTTACTTAACACCGCTTAAGAAAAACTCTTTAAGTTTTTCTGTTACTGGAACCAGTAAATCGAACAATTTTGTAGGTTCTGAAGTAAAGGTTACGCAAACCACCAGAAATTTATTTAGAGGTGCAGAGCAGTTAGATGTAAGCGTAAGTGGCGGTTTCGAAACTCAGGTAAAAGGTACCTCACAAGGAAAAAATTCATTGTCGTTTACGGCAGAAGGAAAGTTAACTTTCCCTCGTTTTATAGTTCCTTTCTATAAACCAAATAGTACCAATGCGTTCATTCCTAAAACAATCGCATCACTTTCTTATCAGTTTTTAAGTAGAGGTTCTGAATATAGTTTAAGCGCTTTTAAAGGAGAATTTGGTTATAATTTTAAAGAGAATTTATATAAAGAACATAATTTTAATCCCATTTCTATAAATTTCGTTAAGCCAGGTTTTCCTAGTGATTTTATTAGAGATAGCTTATATGCAGCTAATCCGCTTTTAAGAACTACGTTAGAAAAACAATTTATTATTGGTAGTAATTACAATTTCACTTATACCAATCAAATGGAAGATAATCGCCGGAACAATACTTATTTTTTCGGTGGATTAGAAACAGGTGGTAACGTTTGGGGTTTATTTGCGCCTACGAATTCATTGGGTCAAAAGGCAATTTTTAATGTTCCACTAACTCAATTTATTAGAGCAGAGGCTGATTTACGTGATTATTATAAAATCAATAGAAATCTTATTTGGGCAAACCGATTAAATTTAGGTTATGGTTATGCTTACGGTAACAGTACTTCACTCCCATTTGTTAGGCAATTCTTTGCTGGCGGAAGTAATGACATCAGGGCATTTGCAGCTAGAACATTAGGTCCGGGAACATATAAAGTTCCAGATACTGCAGTGTTTGCAGATCAAGGTGGTGATATAAAACTAATGCTGAACACAGAATTAAGATTCAAAATTGTAAGTGTGCTTTATGGAGCCATTTTCGCGGATGCTGGAAATATTTGGCTTAGAAAAGAAGATACTGGAATTCCAGGAGTTGCAAATAGTGGAAGACCGGGCTCTGGATTTAAACTTAGTGAAGCTTTTAACCAGCTTGCTGTTGGTACAGGTGCAGGTTTAAGGGTTGATGCAACAATCTTCGTAATTCGTTTAGATGTTGCGTTTCCAGTCCGTAAACCTTACTTACCAGAAGGCCAACGTTGGGTTTTCGACGATATCTCTTTTGGCAACAAAGATTGGAGAAAGCAAAATTTAATCTTTAACATTGGCATTGGCTATCCATTTTAA